In Stutzerimonas stutzeri, a genomic segment contains:
- the folD gene encoding bifunctional methylenetetrahydrofolate dehydrogenase/methenyltetrahydrofolate cyclohydrolase FolD, with the protein MTAKLIDGKKIAANIRQQIAGRVAERSKQGLRIPGLAVILVGKDPASQVYVAHKRKDCEEVGFKSTAHDLPATTSQTDLLALIDQLNEDPLIDGILVQLPLPKHLDASQLLERIRPDKDVDGFHPYNIGRLAQRMPLLRPCTPKGIMALLESTGVDLHGLNAVVVGASNIVGRPMALELLLAGCTTTVTHRFTHDLADHVKRADLIVVATGITGLVKGDWIKEGAIVIDVGINRQADGKLVGDVEFEVAVQRASWITPVPGGVGPMTRACLLENTLHAAEHLHG; encoded by the coding sequence ATGACCGCAAAACTGATCGACGGTAAAAAGATCGCTGCCAATATTCGCCAACAGATTGCCGGCAGGGTTGCCGAGCGATCTAAGCAGGGCCTCAGGATACCGGGGCTGGCAGTGATCCTGGTGGGCAAAGACCCGGCCTCTCAGGTTTATGTAGCGCATAAGCGCAAGGACTGCGAGGAAGTTGGGTTCAAGTCCACTGCCCATGACCTACCGGCAACGACCAGCCAGACGGACCTGCTGGCGCTTATCGATCAGCTCAATGAAGATCCGCTTATTGATGGCATTCTTGTTCAGCTGCCCCTACCTAAGCACCTGGATGCTTCGCAGTTGCTTGAGCGCATCCGTCCGGACAAGGACGTCGATGGTTTCCACCCATACAATATCGGCCGACTCGCGCAGCGTATGCCGCTGCTACGCCCCTGCACACCGAAAGGCATCATGGCGCTGCTCGAAAGCACCGGTGTGGATCTGCACGGGCTCAATGCAGTGGTGGTCGGTGCGTCCAATATTGTCGGTCGCCCGATGGCGCTGGAATTGCTGCTGGCAGGCTGTACGACAACCGTCACCCACCGTTTTACCCATGATCTGGCCGACCACGTCAAGCGCGCCGATTTGATCGTGGTCGCGACGGGCATTACTGGCCTGGTAAAAGGCGACTGGATCAAGGAAGGCGCCATCGTCATCGATGTCGGGATCAACCGCCAAGCTGACGGCAAGCTGGTCGGGGACGTCGAGTTCGAGGTGGCGGTACAACGCGCCAGCTGGATTACCCCGGTGCCGGGTGGTGTCGGCCCGATGACCCGCGCCTGCCTGCTGGAAAATACGCTGCACGCCGCGGAACATTTGCACGGCTGA
- a CDS encoding ABC transporter substrate-binding protein gives MFENKNNTRHGMAIAALLTLSGIAGTAWADAYEDAAKKWVESEFNPSTLSPEQQMEELRWFIKAAEPFRGMEINVASETITTHEYESKTLARAFSEITGIKLRHDLMQEGDVVEKLQTQMQSGKNIYDGYINDSDLIGTHFRYGKAVAISDMIKNEGKDVTLPTLDLDDFIGISFTTGPDGKLYQLPDQQFANLYWFRADWFERPELKKQFKERYGYELGVPVNWSAYEDIAEFFSKYVKEIDGQRVYGHMDYGKKDPSLGWRFTDAWFSMAGAGDKGLPNGLPVDEWGIRVEDCHPVGSSVSRGGATNGPAAVYATQKYVDWMRQYAPPEAQGMTFSESGPVPAQGNIAQQIFWYTAFTADMTKPGLPVVNEDGTPKWRMAPSPKGPYWEEGMKLGYQDTGSWTFLNSTPEKRRLAAWLYAQFTVSKTVSLKKTLVGLTPIRESDINSNAMTEAAPKLGGLVEFYRSPARVQWTPTGTNVPDYPRLAQLWWQYIAEAASGDKSPQEALDGLAEAQDTMMARLERANVQPKCGPKLNEPRDPEYWLKQAGSPKPKLENEKPQGQTISYDELIKSWEQKR, from the coding sequence ATGTTCGAGAATAAAAACAACACCCGACATGGCATGGCGATCGCGGCCTTGCTGACGTTGTCCGGCATTGCAGGAACGGCATGGGCCGATGCCTATGAAGATGCGGCCAAGAAATGGGTCGAGTCGGAATTCAATCCCTCGACCCTGTCGCCGGAACAGCAGATGGAGGAGTTGCGCTGGTTCATCAAGGCCGCCGAGCCTTTCCGTGGGATGGAAATCAACGTCGCATCGGAAACCATCACAACCCATGAGTATGAGTCCAAGACCCTGGCGCGGGCTTTCAGCGAAATTACCGGTATCAAGCTGCGCCACGACTTGATGCAGGAGGGTGATGTTGTCGAGAAGCTGCAGACGCAAATGCAATCCGGCAAGAACATTTACGATGGCTATATCAATGACTCCGACCTGATCGGCACCCATTTCCGTTACGGCAAGGCGGTCGCGATCAGCGACATGATCAAGAACGAGGGCAAGGACGTGACCTTGCCGACGCTCGACCTCGATGATTTCATCGGGATTTCCTTTACCACCGGCCCAGACGGCAAGCTCTATCAGCTACCCGACCAGCAATTCGCCAACCTCTACTGGTTTCGCGCCGACTGGTTCGAGCGGCCCGAGCTGAAAAAGCAATTCAAGGAGCGCTATGGCTATGAGCTCGGCGTGCCGGTGAACTGGTCCGCCTACGAAGACATCGCCGAGTTTTTCAGCAAGTACGTCAAGGAAATCGACGGCCAGCGGGTCTACGGCCACATGGATTACGGCAAGAAAGACCCATCGCTCGGCTGGCGCTTCACCGACGCCTGGTTCTCCATGGCAGGAGCCGGCGACAAGGGCCTGCCAAACGGCTTGCCAGTGGACGAGTGGGGCATCCGCGTCGAGGATTGCCATCCAGTCGGCTCGAGTGTCTCTCGCGGCGGCGCCACGAACGGTCCGGCCGCGGTCTACGCGACGCAGAAATACGTCGACTGGATGCGCCAGTACGCACCGCCAGAAGCCCAGGGCATGACATTCTCCGAGTCCGGCCCGGTTCCGGCGCAGGGCAACATCGCGCAGCAGATATTCTGGTACACCGCCTTTACCGCCGACATGACCAAGCCAGGTCTGCCAGTGGTCAACGAGGACGGCACGCCGAAATGGCGAATGGCGCCGTCCCCCAAAGGACCGTATTGGGAAGAGGGCATGAAGCTCGGCTATCAAGACACCGGCTCCTGGACCTTCCTCAACTCGACACCGGAGAAACGCCGTCTGGCTGCATGGCTCTACGCGCAGTTCACCGTGTCGAAAACCGTGTCGCTGAAGAAGACGCTGGTCGGTCTGACGCCGATCCGTGAATCCGACATCAATTCCAATGCCATGACCGAAGCGGCGCCGAAGTTAGGTGGTCTGGTCGAGTTCTACCGCAGCCCGGCGCGGGTACAGTGGACGCCAACCGGAACCAACGTGCCGGATTATCCACGTCTGGCGCAGCTCTGGTGGCAGTACATTGCCGAAGCGGCCAGCGGCGACAAGTCCCCTCAAGAGGCGCTGGATGGTCTTGCCGAAGCGCAGGACACCATGATGGCGCGGCTGGAGCGGGCCAACGTCCAGCCCAAGTGCGGTCCAAAGCTTAACGAGCCGCGTGATCCAGAGTACTGGCTGAAGCAGGCCGGATCGCCGAAACCCAAACTGGAAAATGAAAAGCCTCAGGGTCAAACCATCAGCTATGACGAGCTGATCAAGTCCTGGGAGCAGAAGCGCTAA
- a CDS encoding DUF2160 domain-containing protein, which produces MNWMAWTTPTASFFAVIGVMLAVMSAWELKRPCVPRKGFLPIVTTRGDRLFIGLLGSAYWHLLLIGLTDWSIWIASALSLVWLFAVMRWG; this is translated from the coding sequence ATGAACTGGATGGCCTGGACCACCCCTACTGCATCCTTCTTCGCGGTAATTGGCGTGATGCTGGCGGTGATGAGCGCGTGGGAGCTGAAGCGGCCTTGTGTGCCGCGCAAGGGCTTTCTGCCCATCGTCACCACGCGCGGCGATCGATTGTTCATTGGACTTCTGGGCAGCGCCTATTGGCACCTTCTGCTGATAGGGCTGACCGACTGGAGCATCTGGATAGCGTCCGCGCTGTCTCTCGTCTGGTTGTTTGCAGTGATGCGCTGGGGTTGA
- a CDS encoding carbohydrate ABC transporter permease, with amino-acid sequence MNLRKRVVLILYIAFLMVPIYWLVNMSFKSNTEILGGLTLWPRDLTLDNYKVIFTDRSWYSGYINSLYYVCLNTVISLTVALPAAYAFSRFRFLGDKHLFFWLLTNRMAPPAVFLLPFFQLYSSIGLFDTHIAVALAHCLFNVPLAVWILEGFMSGVPKEIDETAYIDGYSFPKFFVKIFIPLIGSGIGVTAFFCFMFSWVELLLARTLTSVDAKPIVSVMTRTVSASGIDWGVLAAAGVLTILPGMLVIWFVRNHVAKGFALGRV; translated from the coding sequence ATGAACCTGCGCAAGCGAGTGGTACTGATCCTCTATATCGCCTTTCTGATGGTGCCGATCTACTGGCTGGTCAACATGTCGTTCAAGAGCAATACCGAGATTCTCGGTGGCCTTACGCTCTGGCCTCGGGACCTCACGCTGGACAACTACAAGGTGATCTTCACTGATCGCAGCTGGTACAGCGGCTACATCAACTCGTTGTACTACGTGTGCCTGAACACGGTCATTTCGCTGACCGTAGCGCTGCCGGCCGCCTATGCTTTTTCGCGCTTCCGCTTTCTCGGCGACAAGCATCTGTTCTTCTGGCTCTTGACCAACCGCATGGCGCCCCCGGCGGTCTTCCTGCTGCCATTTTTCCAGCTCTATTCGTCGATTGGACTGTTCGACACGCACATCGCGGTGGCCTTGGCGCACTGCCTGTTCAACGTCCCGCTGGCGGTCTGGATTCTCGAAGGCTTCATGTCTGGCGTGCCCAAGGAAATCGATGAAACCGCCTATATCGATGGTTACAGCTTTCCCAAGTTCTTCGTGAAGATTTTCATTCCGTTGATCGGCTCGGGCATTGGCGTGACAGCCTTCTTCTGCTTCATGTTTTCGTGGGTCGAGCTGCTGTTGGCTCGCACGCTGACCTCGGTTGACGCCAAACCCATTGTGTCGGTGATGACTCGGACCGTTTCCGCTTCAGGGATTGACTGGGGTGTGCTGGCAGCCGCCGGGGTGCTGACCATCCTGCCGGGCATGCTGGTGATCTGGTTCGTTCGCAATCACGTGGCCAAGGGCTTCGCCCTGGGTCGGGTATAG
- a CDS encoding carbohydrate ABC transporter permease, protein MTKIQDNRAWWLVLPVFLLVAFSAILPMMTVVNYSVQDIFDSSTRFFVGADWYRQILHDPRLHDSLLRQFIYSGCVLLIEIPLGIAVALTMPTRGRWASLCLIVMAIPLLIPWNVVGTIWQIFGRADIGLLGYSLREMGIHYNYASNTRDAWVTVLVMDVWHWTSLVALLCYSGLRAIPDAYYQAARIDRASSWAVFRYIQLPKLKSVLLIAVMLRFMDSFMIYTEPFVLTGGGPGNATTFLSQTLTKMAVGQFDLGPAAAFSLIYFLIILLVSWLFYTAMTHGDQN, encoded by the coding sequence ATGACCAAGATTCAGGACAATCGCGCGTGGTGGCTGGTGTTACCGGTGTTTCTGCTGGTCGCCTTCAGCGCCATTCTGCCGATGATGACCGTGGTGAACTATTCAGTTCAGGACATCTTCGATTCCTCGACTCGGTTCTTCGTCGGCGCGGATTGGTACCGCCAGATTCTTCACGACCCTCGCCTGCATGACTCACTGCTGCGGCAGTTCATCTATTCCGGTTGCGTGCTGTTGATCGAAATACCCTTGGGCATCGCGGTCGCGCTGACCATGCCAACCCGAGGGCGCTGGGCTTCCCTGTGCCTGATCGTGATGGCGATTCCATTGCTGATTCCATGGAACGTAGTCGGGACAATCTGGCAGATCTTCGGGCGGGCAGACATTGGCCTGCTGGGCTATAGCCTTCGAGAGATGGGTATCCACTACAACTATGCATCCAATACCCGCGATGCCTGGGTAACAGTATTGGTCATGGATGTCTGGCACTGGACCTCCTTGGTCGCGCTGCTGTGCTACTCGGGTTTGCGGGCGATCCCGGATGCCTATTACCAGGCCGCGCGCATCGACAGGGCCTCGAGCTGGGCAGTGTTTCGCTACATCCAGTTGCCCAAGCTCAAGAGCGTGCTGCTGATCGCCGTGATGCTGCGCTTCATGGACAGCTTCATGATCTACACCGAGCCGTTCGTGCTCACTGGTGGCGGTCCGGGCAATGCCACCACCTTCCTCAGTCAGACGCTGACCAAGATGGCGGTAGGGCAGTTCGATCTTGGCCCGGCGGCGGCGTTCTCCCTGATCTATTTCCTGATCATCCTGCTGGTGTCCTGGCTGTTCTATACGGCCATGACCCATGGCGACCAGAACTGA
- a CDS encoding ABC transporter ATP-binding protein, with translation MAEIRLQNLAHSYSPQPSGAADYAIREMDHVWEQGGAYALLGPSGCGKSTLLNIISGLLSPSEGQVLFDAREVNRMSPEQRNIAQVFQFPVVYDTMTVFDNLAFPLRNQGVPEARVTSKVHEIAEVLDLHPLLKRKARNLTADEKQKVSMGRGLVRDDVSAILFDEPLTVIDPHLKWKLRRKLKQIHEQFNITMIYVTHDQLEASTFADKIAVMHGGQIVQFGTPRELFERPQHTFVGFFVGSPGMNLIDVRAEEGGVGFGDLHLPLSDALLARLPDVAGCRLQIGVRPEFVQVSDEAAVGGMQADVVRVEDLGTYKILTLRLQGHLLKARLPEDHPVPKSQAWLGFPAQWLMLYADDRLVEDMP, from the coding sequence ATGGCGGAGATTCGCTTGCAGAACCTTGCTCACAGTTACAGCCCGCAGCCGAGTGGTGCGGCGGACTATGCCATTCGCGAGATGGACCACGTGTGGGAGCAGGGCGGCGCCTATGCGCTGCTGGGTCCCTCCGGCTGCGGCAAATCGACCTTGCTCAACATCATTTCAGGATTGCTCAGCCCATCCGAGGGGCAGGTGCTGTTCGACGCGCGCGAAGTCAACAGGATGTCGCCAGAGCAACGCAACATCGCCCAGGTTTTCCAGTTCCCGGTCGTCTACGACACCATGACCGTCTTCGATAATCTGGCTTTCCCGTTGCGCAATCAGGGCGTTCCGGAAGCGCGGGTTACCAGTAAGGTGCACGAGATCGCCGAGGTGCTCGATCTCCATCCATTGCTCAAGCGAAAGGCTCGCAACCTGACCGCGGACGAGAAACAGAAGGTGTCCATGGGACGTGGCCTGGTACGCGATGACGTGTCGGCAATTCTCTTCGACGAGCCGCTCACCGTCATCGATCCGCATCTGAAATGGAAACTGCGGCGCAAGCTCAAGCAGATCCACGAACAGTTCAATATCACCATGATTTACGTCACCCACGATCAGCTGGAGGCATCGACCTTCGCTGACAAGATTGCGGTGATGCATGGCGGGCAGATCGTCCAGTTCGGCACGCCAAGGGAGTTGTTCGAGCGACCACAGCACACCTTTGTCGGGTTCTTCGTTGGCAGTCCGGGAATGAACCTGATCGACGTGCGGGCCGAGGAGGGCGGCGTCGGGTTCGGCGATCTGCATCTACCCCTTTCCGATGCCTTGCTTGCGCGATTGCCCGACGTAGCTGGGTGTCGCTTGCAGATCGGCGTTCGTCCGGAGTTCGTTCAGGTTTCCGACGAGGCTGCTGTGGGCGGAATGCAGGCCGACGTGGTGCGCGTGGAGGATCTGGGAACCTACAAAATCCTCACGCTGCGCCTGCAAGGGCATTTGCTCAAGGCGCGACTGCCTGAAGATCATCCCGTCCCGAAAAGCCAGGCCTGGCTAGGCTTCCCTGCCCAGTGGCTGATGCTCTACGCCGATGATCGGCTGGTGGAGGACATGCCATGA